The following proteins are co-located in the Ktedonobacteraceae bacterium genome:
- the gatA gene encoding Asp-tRNA(Asn)/Glu-tRNA(Gln) amidotransferase subunit GatA has translation MKLYELTITEARKGLQEKKFSSRELTSACLERMKAIEPKVHAFVTFTEEQALEQAQKADFLIESGDVRPLLGVPISIKDNFCTNGVRTTASSNVLRNFVPPYDATVVRRVTEAGAISLGKTNMDAFAHGSSTEASDFGPTRNPWNIERLPGGSSGGAAASVAADEAIAAVGSETAGSIRQPAAWCGVVGLKPTYGRVSRYGVIAMASSLDSPGPITKSVEDAALMLEVLAGHDPMDATTSPLPPKAYRKLLKEKRENLTIGISDDYFNGVDPEIVAAVQKSLQEFERLGHKVKKIKLFDPQYAIAVYTILQRSEVSSNLARYDGIRYGFGREAFGEEAQRRIMLGTYSLSAGYYDAYYAKAQKVRTLIVEDFAKAFEEVDVVIGPTSPSTALPVGSSKDHPMFGEISDVLVEPSTIAGLPGISMCCGFSSELLPISMQIIGPYFIEDLILNLAYQYEQVTDWSNRKPNL, from the coding sequence ATGAAACTCTATGAACTGACTATCACAGAAGCTCGCAAGGGGCTGCAAGAAAAGAAGTTTTCCTCGCGCGAACTAACAAGCGCCTGCCTTGAGAGAATGAAAGCCATTGAGCCAAAAGTGCATGCATTTGTAACCTTCACTGAAGAACAGGCGCTGGAACAGGCCCAAAAAGCTGATTTCTTGATAGAGAGTGGCGATGTTCGACCTTTGCTCGGCGTCCCCATTTCCATTAAAGATAACTTTTGCACGAACGGAGTAAGAACCACTGCCTCGAGCAATGTGTTAAGGAATTTTGTGCCCCCGTATGACGCGACGGTTGTACGGCGCGTGACAGAGGCGGGCGCGATCAGCCTGGGAAAAACCAATATGGATGCCTTCGCGCACGGTTCTTCAACCGAGGCATCCGATTTCGGCCCTACCCGCAATCCCTGGAACATCGAGCGCTTGCCCGGTGGCTCATCTGGTGGCGCGGCTGCAAGCGTGGCAGCAGATGAGGCGATAGCCGCCGTCGGTTCTGAAACCGCCGGCTCAATTCGGCAACCGGCTGCATGGTGCGGCGTTGTCGGTTTGAAACCAACGTATGGAAGGGTTAGCCGCTACGGGGTAATCGCCATGGCATCATCCCTGGATAGCCCCGGCCCCATCACAAAATCCGTGGAAGACGCCGCGCTGATGCTCGAGGTGTTAGCCGGACACGACCCCATGGATGCCACAACATCGCCCCTGCCACCAAAGGCATATCGCAAACTGCTCAAGGAAAAGCGCGAGAACCTGACTATTGGCATTTCGGATGACTACTTCAACGGCGTCGATCCAGAGATCGTAGCCGCTGTGCAAAAGTCGTTGCAAGAGTTCGAGCGCCTGGGACACAAAGTCAAGAAGATTAAGCTATTCGACCCGCAATACGCCATTGCCGTGTACACGATTCTCCAACGTTCCGAGGTCTCTTCAAACCTGGCGCGTTACGATGGCATACGCTACGGCTTCGGACGCGAAGCATTCGGCGAAGAGGCGCAAAGACGAATTATGCTCGGCACGTACAGCCTGTCGGCAGGCTATTATGACGCGTACTACGCAAAGGCGCAAAAAGTTAGGACGCTGATTGTCGAAGACTTCGCGAAAGCTTTTGAAGAGGTTGATGTGGTCATCGGGCCAACCAGTCCTTCCACAGCATTACCGGTTGGCTCAAGCAAAGACCATCCCATGTTCGGCGAGATTTCTGATGTGCTGGTAGAACCCTCGACCATCGCCGGACTGCCCGGCATCAGCATGTGCTGCGGTTTTTCCAGCGAGCTTCTGCCAATAAGCATGCAAATCATCGGCCCCTACTTTATAGAAGACCTGATCCTCAATCTCGCCTACCAATATGAACAAGTCACCGACTGGAGCAACAGGAAGCCAAATCTATGA
- a CDS encoding D-alanyl-D-alanine carboxypeptidase family protein — protein sequence MTRRTLAFILIIIAILLLLLVPVLILTPVGENLFGGNSQAALYLTPTLLPFTPTPTPKPTPILTVTGKPPAITASEAILIDADTGHILEDLNAERPVPMASTTKIMTALVALRAGHLNQLVTIHQDAINEVILNNGSNAQLRVGDQLSLKDLLYALLLPSGDDAAIAIADTVGGTTGNFVNLMNLFAYRLHLYSTHYINPDGLTYYDAGGHPLPGHYTTAYDLVRLADYAMSIPLFAQIVDTQHYTLPATGAHHAYSWTNTNLLLSTYSGATGIKTGYTLEAGECLVFSATRSGHHLIGVVLHSSDATHRFNDAKSLLNWGFGLPLLPPAP from the coding sequence ATGACACGTCGTACCCTTGCTTTTATCCTCATCATCATCGCCATCCTGCTCTTGCTGCTGGTGCCGGTGCTTATCCTGACGCCTGTTGGTGAAAATCTATTTGGGGGCAACTCTCAGGCTGCCCTCTATCTGACACCAACCCTCTTGCCCTTTACCCCCACGCCCACCCCAAAACCCACGCCTATCCTTACCGTAACAGGCAAACCGCCCGCGATCACCGCCTCTGAAGCCATCTTAATCGATGCCGATACTGGACATATCCTCGAAGATCTAAACGCCGAACGCCCCGTTCCCATGGCAAGCACAACCAAAATCATGACCGCCCTGGTGGCTTTACGCGCCGGCCACCTGAACCAACTCGTCACCATCCACCAGGACGCCATCAACGAGGTCATATTGAATAATGGCAGCAATGCCCAGCTACGAGTCGGTGACCAGCTTTCCCTGAAAGACCTGCTGTACGCCCTGTTGTTACCATCAGGCGACGACGCCGCCATCGCCATCGCCGACACCGTGGGTGGCACGACCGGCAACTTCGTCAACCTGATGAACCTGTTCGCCTACCGCTTACACCTCTATTCAACCCACTACATCAATCCTGATGGGCTTACCTACTATGACGCTGGCGGTCATCCCCTACCCGGTCACTACACAACCGCCTATGACCTGGTGCGACTGGCCGACTATGCCATGAGCATCCCACTCTTCGCCCAGATTGTCGATACCCAGCACTACACGCTTCCCGCGACCGGCGCGCATCATGCCTATAGCTGGACCAACACGAACCTCTTGCTCAGCACATACTCTGGCGCAACCGGCATCAAGACCGGCTATACCCTTGAAGCCGGAGAGTGCCTGGTTTTTTCGGCGACACGCTCCGGCCACCATCTCATTGGCGTCGTCCTGCACAGTAGCGACGCCACCCATCGTTTCAACGACGCCAAATCACTGCTCAACTGGGGCTTCGGGCTGCCACTGCTGCCACCAGCGCCATAG
- a CDS encoding alkaline phosphatase family protein, whose protein sequence is MDPRQWFNTRQTRRKALRNLGILAGAGLSIDAGIRAVSRVAASMPGSNVNPIDHVLVACQENRSFDHYFGYYPRAGRFGVPANYSQPDGNGGTVTPHHNFFPITGDNSHTWQDIHKEWDNGKMDGFYTTDGSNALGYYDGSDLPYYYALANAFTLCGNYFCSLLGPSNPNRFYLMSGTCGGNTTNNGDRGSFDWPTIADLLDQYHISWKCYNLGLGTGTSLEDFNILVYFKKWQNDARLMFTEDDYQNDLANGTLPQVSFLITEALISEHPPADIQMGQHKMADVINALIGSSSWQSSALFFTYDEGGGFFDHVAPPQVDAYGLGIRVPTVVVSPYARRGYVSGQLYEHSSILKFIERRFGLPTLASVNHQFDTSTPGTNNDAANGKPTGPAAPPRDGLARIGDFYEAFDFSQNPDYYPSLPSL, encoded by the coding sequence ATGGATCCGCGACAGTGGTTCAATACGCGCCAGACACGCCGTAAGGCGTTGCGCAATCTCGGCATACTCGCTGGAGCCGGTCTCTCAATCGATGCCGGTATCCGGGCAGTGAGCAGAGTTGCGGCTTCGATGCCGGGCAGCAATGTCAATCCCATCGACCACGTCCTGGTTGCCTGCCAGGAAAATCGTTCCTTCGACCACTATTTCGGCTATTATCCACGGGCGGGAAGATTTGGCGTGCCCGCCAATTATTCGCAGCCGGATGGCAATGGTGGTACCGTTACCCCCCATCATAATTTTTTCCCGATTACCGGTGATAACTCCCATACCTGGCAGGATATTCACAAGGAATGGGATAACGGAAAAATGGATGGTTTTTATACCACCGATGGCTCTAACGCGCTCGGCTATTACGATGGCTCCGATCTCCCTTATTATTACGCGCTGGCGAATGCGTTTACCCTGTGTGGCAATTATTTTTGTTCATTGCTTGGCCCGTCCAATCCCAACCGTTTCTATCTTATGAGCGGCACCTGTGGCGGCAATACGACCAACAATGGGGATCGCGGGAGCTTCGACTGGCCAACCATCGCCGATCTGCTCGATCAGTATCATATTTCATGGAAGTGCTACAATCTCGGCCTTGGTACCGGCACATCCCTGGAAGATTTCAACATCCTCGTGTATTTCAAAAAATGGCAAAACGATGCCCGGCTGATGTTCACCGAGGATGATTATCAGAACGATCTTGCGAACGGTACGCTGCCGCAAGTCTCGTTTTTGATTACTGAGGCGCTTATCAGCGAGCATCCACCGGCCGATATCCAGATGGGCCAGCATAAAATGGCCGATGTCATCAATGCGCTTATCGGATCGAGTTCCTGGCAAAGCTCGGCTCTGTTCTTTACCTATGACGAGGGTGGCGGCTTTTTCGATCATGTGGCGCCGCCGCAGGTCGATGCGTATGGCCTGGGTATTCGCGTGCCAACGGTAGTTGTTTCGCCCTATGCCAGGCGGGGCTATGTTTCAGGGCAGTTGTACGAACATAGTTCGATTCTGAAGTTTATCGAACGGCGTTTTGGCCTGCCCACGCTGGCAAGTGTCAACCACCAGTTCGATACCTCGACGCCGGGGACGAATAACGATGCGGCCAATGGCAAGCCAACCGGTCCAGCTGCGCCACCTCGCGACGGCCTTGCGCGGATTGGCGATTTCTACGAGGCATTCGATTTTTCACAGAATCCCGATTATTATCCGTCGCTGCCTTCATTATAG
- a CDS encoding class I SAM-dependent methyltransferase, protein MDREQWRQQRRLWNEVQMDTIYARQYDDHWGGYINPAHRHMIERLLDLCQPGAFILDAACGTGKYWPLLLERGFSVQGTDQSQQMLNRAHSKFPEVPVLHVGLQELPFVDTFDAVICMDAMENIFPEDWPIVLDNFARALYENGLLYLTVELETEEELQIAYEAGKRLGLPLLYGEYAHHGGYHYYPTTEQVHDWLHAAHFTVMEAIEGDGYRHYLTRKETG, encoded by the coding sequence ATGGATCGCGAACAGTGGCGGCAGCAACGTCGGCTGTGGAACGAAGTACAAATGGATACCATCTATGCCCGGCAATACGATGATCATTGGGGAGGCTACATCAATCCTGCACACCGTCACATGATCGAGCGCCTCCTCGATCTTTGTCAACCAGGAGCGTTTATTCTCGACGCCGCCTGCGGAACGGGCAAATACTGGCCGCTCTTACTGGAGCGTGGATTTTCCGTGCAAGGAACCGACCAGTCCCAGCAGATGCTCAACCGCGCCCACAGCAAATTCCCAGAGGTGCCTGTGCTACATGTTGGCCTGCAAGAGCTGCCATTCGTGGATACGTTTGACGCGGTGATCTGCATGGATGCGATGGAGAATATTTTTCCAGAGGACTGGCCCATCGTCTTAGACAATTTCGCCAGGGCGCTGTATGAAAACGGCCTGCTGTATCTCACGGTCGAGCTAGAGACCGAAGAGGAGTTGCAGATAGCTTACGAAGCCGGTAAGCGCCTGGGATTGCCGCTCCTCTATGGCGAATATGCTCACCACGGTGGATATCATTATTATCCGACCACTGAGCAAGTGCATGACTGGCTTCATGCTGCGCATTTCACAGTAATGGAAGCCATCGAGGGCGATGGATACCGGCATTATCTAACGCGCAAAGAGACTGGCTAA
- the gatB gene encoding Asp-tRNA(Asn)/Glu-tRNA(Gln) amidotransferase subunit GatB, whose amino-acid sequence MSNDIATTAYELVIGLEVHVELSTASKMFCRCSSDYFGQEPNTHTCPVCLGLPGALPVPNAKAIEGCIMIGLALNCEIALFSQFDRKHYYYPDLPKGYQISQYQHPFCAKGYIMLSNDKKIRIRRVHMEEDTGKLMHQDLDGRAVSLIDFNRSGVPLVEIVTEPDFENAEQVKEYLQKLQQIIRYLGVAAANPDKGEMRFEPNISVRKPGQTSLPDYKVEVKNINSFSFVERAINYELKRQSSILERGETPIQETRGWDEKRHITLGQRTKEEAMDYRYFPEPDIPPFQWQPEQIDALRKTLPELADAKKARFIQSYHITDYDAELLTRERGLADFFEETVKVGQQQGVEPKTIANVIINKKVDIDTTVPAELIKDIVVSRKIEAIDETALQAIVSEAITSNPKAVEDYKKGKTNAVMFLVGACMRQLKGKATPERVKELLVARLDAM is encoded by the coding sequence ATGAGTAACGATATAGCAACAACAGCCTATGAACTCGTTATCGGTCTGGAAGTTCACGTAGAACTGAGCACCGCGTCCAAAATGTTTTGCCGGTGCAGCAGCGATTACTTTGGCCAGGAGCCAAATACGCATACCTGCCCCGTTTGCCTGGGACTTCCTGGAGCGCTGCCGGTGCCCAACGCGAAGGCCATCGAGGGCTGTATTATGATCGGCCTGGCCCTCAATTGCGAGATAGCATTGTTTTCGCAATTCGACAGGAAGCACTACTATTACCCTGACTTGCCCAAGGGCTATCAAATCAGTCAATACCAGCATCCTTTTTGCGCAAAAGGATATATCATGCTCAGCAACGACAAGAAGATTCGCATTCGCAGGGTCCATATGGAAGAAGACACCGGCAAGCTCATGCATCAAGACCTCGATGGCCGCGCAGTCAGCCTGATCGATTTCAACCGCTCAGGCGTCCCACTGGTTGAGATCGTCACCGAGCCTGATTTTGAGAACGCGGAACAGGTCAAAGAATACCTGCAAAAGCTGCAACAAATCATCCGCTACCTTGGCGTAGCCGCTGCTAACCCTGACAAGGGCGAGATGCGCTTCGAGCCAAACATCTCTGTGCGTAAACCAGGTCAAACGAGCTTGCCGGACTACAAAGTAGAGGTCAAAAACATCAACTCGTTCTCTTTCGTGGAGAGGGCCATCAACTACGAACTCAAGCGCCAGAGCAGCATCCTTGAACGTGGAGAGACGCCCATTCAAGAGACCAGAGGCTGGGACGAAAAAAGGCATATCACCCTCGGTCAGCGTACAAAAGAGGAAGCCATGGACTACAGGTACTTCCCCGAACCTGATATCCCGCCTTTCCAATGGCAACCCGAACAGATCGATGCCCTTCGTAAGACGCTACCAGAATTGGCAGACGCGAAAAAGGCGCGCTTTATACAAAGCTACCACATCACAGACTATGATGCGGAACTGCTGACACGAGAAAGAGGCCTCGCCGACTTTTTCGAGGAGACGGTGAAAGTCGGCCAGCAGCAAGGCGTAGAGCCGAAGACCATCGCCAACGTCATCATCAACAAAAAGGTAGACATCGACACCACCGTTCCTGCCGAGTTGATTAAGGACATCGTTGTCTCCAGGAAAATCGAGGCCATCGACGAAACCGCGTTGCAGGCCATCGTCTCAGAGGCCATCACGAGCAATCCAAAGGCGGTCGAGGATTACAAAAAGGGCAAGACGAATGCCGTCATGTTCCTGGTGGGAGCGTGCATGCGCCAGCTCAAAGGAAAAGCCACGCCGGAGCGAGTGAAAGAGCTGCTTGTAGCGCGGCTCGATGCAATGTAG
- the gatC gene encoding Asp-tRNA(Asn)/Glu-tRNA(Gln) amidotransferase subunit GatC yields the protein MEINVEHVAKLANLPLDEKRLEILGKQLTETLLYIDRLNEISTEDVEPTSQVTGLTNVTRNDTVSDSLPQQAALENAPETYNGYIVVNAIFEE from the coding sequence TTGGAAATCAACGTAGAACATGTGGCGAAACTTGCGAACCTGCCACTCGATGAAAAACGCCTGGAAATACTCGGCAAACAACTTACCGAAACACTGTTGTATATAGACCGGCTGAATGAAATATCCACCGAAGATGTAGAGCCGACAAGCCAGGTAACCGGCCTTACCAATGTGACGCGAAATGATACCGTATCGGATTCTTTGCCCCAGCAGGCTGCTCTGGAGAACGCGCCCGAAACATACAATGGATACATCGTCGTAAATGCCATCTTTGAGGAATAA
- a CDS encoding Glu/Leu/Phe/Val dehydrogenase dimerization domain-containing protein yields MRSFIFELMEQHDFENIFLCQEKTLGLQAIIAIHDTTLGPAAGGVRMKAYETEADAINDALRLARGMTYKCAAAGVPYGGGKCVVIGDPKRDKTEARLRALGRFIHRLNGLFLTGPDSGTDLDDMVVIRMETPYVVTLPESWGGPGDSSAATAFGLVQGMRACLKAVYGSADLQGRSVALQGVGAVGKHALPYLIEAGATVTIADIDQERVRQMATAYEVKVVHPDEIHALHVDVYCPCALGGTLNDRTLLELQCKIVCGSANNQLAEDRHGDMLQERGILYAPDYIVNAGGVLSGLDSLRPGGFQRQRAMERVARIYETMEKVLAIAREQNVPTYRAADLLAEQHIAMVRQVKSLRI; encoded by the coding sequence TTGCGCAGCTTTATTTTCGAGCTGATGGAACAGCACGACTTCGAAAACATCTTCTTGTGCCAGGAGAAAACGCTTGGACTACAAGCGATTATCGCTATTCATGACACCACCCTGGGTCCTGCCGCCGGTGGAGTGCGTATGAAAGCATACGAGACGGAGGCGGACGCAATCAACGACGCACTACGCCTGGCGCGTGGCATGACCTATAAGTGCGCAGCGGCAGGCGTTCCCTATGGCGGGGGTAAATGTGTGGTGATTGGCGACCCAAAGCGCGATAAGACCGAGGCACGGTTGCGGGCACTTGGTCGCTTCATTCACCGTCTCAATGGGCTCTTCCTGACCGGGCCAGATTCGGGAACCGACCTGGACGATATGGTAGTGATACGCATGGAAACACCGTATGTCGTCACTCTACCAGAATCGTGGGGCGGCCCAGGCGATAGCTCCGCAGCCACCGCATTTGGCCTTGTACAGGGAATGCGAGCATGTCTCAAAGCGGTATACGGCAGCGCCGACCTGCAGGGCCGCAGCGTGGCTCTTCAAGGCGTGGGAGCCGTAGGAAAACATGCCCTCCCGTACCTGATTGAGGCCGGGGCAACAGTTACTATTGCAGATATCGACCAGGAGAGGGTCAGGCAGATGGCAACGGCATACGAGGTCAAAGTTGTTCATCCCGATGAAATTCATGCCCTGCATGTCGATGTCTATTGTCCCTGCGCGCTGGGCGGCACATTAAACGACCGCACATTGCTGGAACTACAATGCAAGATCGTATGCGGCTCGGCCAATAACCAGCTTGCGGAGGATCGACACGGCGATATGTTGCAGGAGCGCGGCATCCTGTACGCGCCCGACTACATCGTCAATGCCGGAGGAGTGCTTTCAGGCCTCGATAGCCTTCGACCCGGCGGTTTTCAGCGCCAGCGCGCCATGGAAAGAGTGGCTCGCATCTACGAGACGATGGAGAAGGTGCTTGCGATTGCCAGAGAACAAAACGTGCCCACGTATCGCGCAGCCGATTTGTTGGCCGAGCAGCATATCGCAATGGTGCGGCAGGTCAAGAGTCTACGAATCTGA